One window of the Perca flavescens isolate YP-PL-M2 chromosome 16, PFLA_1.0, whole genome shotgun sequence genome contains the following:
- the lhx5 gene encoding LIM/homeobox protein Lhx5 yields the protein MMVHCAGCERPILDRFLLNVLDRAWHAKCVQCCECNCNLTEKCFSREGKLYCKMDFFRRFGTKCAGCLQGISPSDLVRKARSKVFHLNCFTCMVCNKQLSTGEELYVIDENKFVCKEDYSSSGAINEVNLNSVSSCTDRSLSPDLQDPIQDDIKETDNSTSSDKETNNIENEEQNSGTKRRGPRTTIKAKQLETLKAAFVATPKPTRHIREQLAQETGLNMRVIQVWFQNRRSKERRMKQLSALGARRHAFFRGPRRMRPLGGRLEDPDILGPGAYGYYGEYQGDYYGPGSNYDFFPHGPPSSQAQSPAESLYVLGSGPGAMEGSGHHPSDDQRFTDMISHAETPSPEPGLPSSLQPVPGEAYGGGPSPPFSLASNSSYSAPMSHQGQEMGETTAW from the exons ATGATGGTCCACTGTGCCGGGTGCGAGCGGCCCATCTTGGACCGGTTCCTCCTCAACGTGCTGGACAGAGCCTGGCACGCCAAGTGCGTCCAGTGCTGCGAGTGCAACTGCAACCTCACCGAGAAGTGCTTCTCCAGGGAAGGGAAGCTTTATTGCAAAATGGACTTTTTCAG GCGCTTTGGCACTAAATGCGcgggctgtctgcagggaatctCGCCAAGCGACCTGGTGCGCAAAGCCCGCAGCAAGGTGTTCCATCTCAACTGCTTCACCTGCATGGTGTGCAACAAGCAGCTGTCCACGGGAGAGGAGCTCTATGTCATAGACGAGAACAAGTTCGTGTGCAAAGAAGATTACTCGAGCTCCGGGGCCATTAATGAAGTCAATTTGAACTCAG TGTCGTCGTGTACAGATAGGAGTTTATCGCCGGATCTGCAGGACCCAATACAGGACGACATAAAGGAGACGGACAATTCCACGTCCTCAGATAAGGAAACGAACAATATTGAGAACGAGGAGCAGAACTCTGGGACCAAACGTCGGGGGCCCCGGACCACCATCAAGGCCAAGCAACTGGAGACGTTAAAGGCCGCGTTCGTCGCCACGCCGAAACCGACCCGGCACATCCGGGAACAGCTGGCCCAGGAAACGGGACTAAACATGCGAGTCATCCAG GTTTGGTTCCAGAACAGAAGATCCAAAGAGCGACGAATGAAGCAGCTGAGTGCTCTGGGGGCCCGGCGGCACGCCTTCTTCAGGGGCCCGAGGAGGATGAGGCCCCTGGGAGGCAGGCTGGAGGATCCTGACATTTTAGGTCCTGGGGCCTACGGCTACTACGGAG AATACCAAGGCGACTATTATGGACCAGGGAGTAACTACGACTTCTTCCCCCACGGCCCCCCATCCTCGCAGGCTCAGTCTCCAGCCGAGTCTCTCTACGTCCTGGGCTCTGGACCCGGAGCCATGGAGGGATCAGGGCACCACCCTTCAGACGACCAAAGGTTCACGGACATGATCTCCCACGCGGAAACCCCCAGTCCGGAGCCGGGCTTACCAAGCTCTCTGCAGCCTGTCCCGGGGGAGGCTTATGGGGGCGGACCCAGTCCTCCTTTCTCCTTGGCTAGTAACTCCAGCTACAGCGCTCCGATGTCCCACCAAGGCCAGGAGATGGGTGAAACCACAGCCTGGTAA